A region from the Vespula pensylvanica isolate Volc-1 chromosome 9, ASM1446617v1, whole genome shotgun sequence genome encodes:
- the LOC122632058 gene encoding uncharacterized protein PFB0765w-like, whose product MSDKLLIKEKELYQLNKALEIKTRHVLEEIKSIADRRFHNNSSRQNNDLPNTIDRDKKNSEHSLNTNKVLQNITIEQSTVPLHNIIESTSNLSKQNFENLQNQNGVNKNNETVLHEGNNSENKTLINFLKSKIDMLHNELKVIQVEYKNKVNDYERLESENKKLDCCKLKLHNQVTSLKETVTKLENNNSNLHDQNLASNTENLNLRKDVEGLKKEIKTLNHQLNNFDLRLNRSLEENEKLKNTIKFNHLEEKELRDQIRKLQEDKRQGIKHLEKQRLELLQAFKKQSLLIDNLKKQNAFMTAVEHMQFVEEDFSKLLLWKPNNL is encoded by the exons ATGTCTGATAAACTATTAATTAAGGAAAAggaattatatcaattaaataaagcattagaaataaaaacgcGTCATGTTCTGGAGGAAATCAAATCTATTGCAGACCGACGGTTTCATAATAACTCGTCTAGACAGAATAATGATCTGCCTAATACTATAGAtagggataaaaaaaattcagaacATTCACTGAATACAAATAAGGTACTACAAAATATTACGATCGAACAAAGTACTGTTCcgttacataatataatagaaagtaCATCAAATTTATCCAAACA aaattttgaaaatctgCAAAATCAAAATGGagtcaataaaaataacgagacTGTTTTACATGAAGGAAATAATTCAGAGAATAAAACtctcattaattttctcaaaTCTAAAATAGATATGCTAcataatgaattaaaagtaattcaagttgaatataaaaataag gttAATGATTATGAGAGATTggaaagtgaaaataaaaagcttGATTGTTGCAAGTTAAAATTGCATAATCAAGTAACATCATTAAAAGAAACAGTTACGAaacttgaaaataataattctaatttacATGACCAAAATTTAGCTTCGAATACTGAAAATTTAAATCTAAGAAAG gaTGTAGAAggactaaaaaaagaaatcaaaactTTAAATcatcaattaaataattttgactTACGATTAAACAGATCTttggaagaaaatgaaaaattaaaaaatactattaagTTTAATCATCTTgaagaaaaa gAATTACGAGATCAAATCAGAAAACttcaagaagataaaagacaaGGAATAAAACATTTAGAAAAACAACGATTAGAATTACTTCAAGCATTCAAAAAGCAATCATTGCTTATAGATAAtttgaagaaacaaaat gCGTTTATGACAGCAGTTGAGCATATGCAATTTGTGGAAGAAGATTTTTCTAAACTTCTGTTATGGAAACCAAATAACTTGTAA
- the LOC122632050 gene encoding calpain-7-like isoform X1 translates to MDNIPESALIAAKKAVQFDRSGQYKQALYYYKVTVKSLDGLSLDVAYDQKITDYRERISAIQQLINEEDETHGAINQQKSDLHRCEFLINQALDADEAGLKDVALKLYTDAAELGLSVKVTTSEIKTKLNNLIRLALERAESLKGIKKQTDNIDDIIKSLQNLQPVPNDDPSDTVSSLKSSTTNANKFLGHQTKPALHRGSSAHLKIASGSTTYTEEEKKVLLHSSHINDKEFVPFMDVDLLERFQYAIPFTDKDGLLALAPKQKTTFARWCRPEELFSEPKMLMGRYVDYYSIKQTVISDCSFVASLAVSAQYEKRFGRRLITSIIYPKNRNNEPVYNPFGKYMVKLHINGIPRKVIIDDLLPVNRHNQLLCSYSNNRGELWVSLLEKAYMKVMGGYDFPGSGSNIDLHALTGWIPERYAIKPDDPDFNKDSFFETLRLRLHKGDMLVTVGTGQMSDIEAERTGLVSTHAYAVLDVREINGVRLFQLKNPWSYLRWKGNYSELDTMHWTRELKEILNYDPDSASQLDNGVFWIDYDSICQFFVVFLINWNPGLFNYTYCIHQMWNAGIGPVKDVYNIGDNPQFLLEVQSNTTGAVWILLTRHITDIADFRENKEYITVLIYRNNGKRVYYPDDPPPYVHGVRINSPHYLCKIKLENDSDTRYTLVISQYEKTHTIYYTLRAYATCPFKLWQIPQLYKYEKEITDGQWKGISAGGCSNHTTYPNNPYYQLDLESTGDNNYVLIILKGPKEYQIGFDIVMVTVNNPNAEVFKSKNSGSFRPGFVYLELERVPAGIYHIIPSTYLPGQEGPFFLTCKSSCNLFLRRIQ, encoded by the exons atggATAATATACCAGAAAGCGCATTAATTGCTGCTAAGAAAGCTGTGCAATTTGATAGAAGTGGACAATATAAACAAGCCCTATATTACTACAAAGTAACAGTAAAATCTCTTGATGGATTATCCTTAGATGTTGCATATGATCAGAAGATTACAGATTATCGAGAAAGAATATCTGCAATTCAAcaattaa ttaatgaagaagatgaaacaCATGGTGCTATTAATCAACAAAAATCTGATCTTCACAGATgtgaatttttgataaatcaaGCACTTGATGCTGATGAAGCAGGCCTTAAAGATGTagctttgaaattatatacagATGCTGCTGAATTAGGTCTTAGTgta aaAGTAACTACttctgaaataaaaacaaagttgaataatttaatcagACTTGCTCTTGAGAGAGCAGAATCTTTAAAaggtattaaaaaacaaactgATAATATagatgatattattaaatcactTCAAAATTTGCAACCTGTTCCTAATGATGACCCTTCAGATACAGTCTCATCATTAAAATCTTCTACTACAAATGcaa ataaatttttagGACATCAAACAAAACCTGCTCTGCACCGTGGAAGTAGTGCACATCTTAAAATAGCAAGTGGTAGTACCACTtatacagaagaagaaaaaaaagttttacttCATAGTTctcatataaatgataaagaattTGTACCTTTTATGGATGTTGATTTATTAGAAAGATTTCAATATGCTATACCATTTACTGATAAAGATGGATTATTGGCATTAGCTCCTAAACAAAAAACAACTTTTGCAAGATGGTGTCGACCCGAGGAATTATTTTCTGAACCTAAGATGCTGATGGGACGTTATGTTGATTATTACAGCATTAAACAAACT GTCATATCAGATTGTTCATTTGTGGCTTCTCTTGCTGTCAGTGCACAATATGAAAAGAGATTTGGTCGTAGGCTTATCACATCTATTATTTATCCAAAAAATAGGAATAATGAACCAGTGTACAACCCATTtg gAAAGTACATGGTAAAATTACACATCAATGGCATTCCTCGCAAAGTAATAATAGATGATTTGTTACCTGTAAATCGACACAATCAATTACTTTGCTCATACTCTAACAATCGTGGTGAGCTATGGGTCTCTTTATTAGAGAAAGCATATATGAAAGTAATGGGTGGCTATGATTTTCCTGGATCTGGTAGT aatatagaCTTACATGCATTAACTGGTTGGATACCTGAGAGGTATGCTATAAAACCAGATGATCcagattttaataaagatagTTTCTTTGAAACTCTAAGATTGAGATTGCATAAAGGTGACATGCTTGTCACAGTTGGTACAGGACAAATGTCAGATATTGAAGCAGAAAGAACTGGTCTTGTGTCTACTCATGCCTATGCAGTATTAGATGTTAGGGAAATAAAT GGAGTTAGACTTTTTCAATTGAAAAATCCATGGTCGTATTTGAGGTGGAAAGGAAATTACTCAGAACTGGATACAATGCATTGGACTcgtgaattaaaagaaatattaaattatgatcCAGATTCTGCATCACAATTGGATAATGGAGTTTTCTGGATTGATTATGATAGTATATGCCAATTTTTTGTTGTCTTTCTTATCAATTGGAATCCtggtttatttaattatacttacTGTATTCATCA aatgTGGAATGCAGGAATCGGACCAGTAAAAGATGTGTATAATATAGGTGATAATCCACAATTTTTACTTGAAGTACAAAGTAATACAACAGGAGCAGTATGGATTCTTTTAACAAGACATATAACTGATATAGCTgattttcgagaaaataaagaatacattACAGTATTAATATACCGGAATAACGGTAAACGAGTATATTATCCAG aTGATCCACCGCCATATGTTCATGGAGTAAGAATAAACAGTCCACATtatctttgtaaaataaaattagaaaatgacAGTGACACGCGATACACTTTAGTTATATCACAATATGAAAAAACACATACGATATATTACACTTTACGTGCGTATGCAACATGTCCTTTCAAATTATGGCAAATACCtcaattatacaaatatgaaAAGGAG ATTACAGATGGTCAGTGGAAAGGGATTTCTGCAGGTGGATGTTCTAATCATACAACTTATCCTAATAATCCATATTACCAACTTGATCTGGAAAGTACTGgggataataattatgtattgattattttaaaaggaCCTAAGGAGTATCAAATAGGTTTTGATATTGTTATGGTAACTGTCAATAATCCAAATGCAGAGGTATTCAAATCAAAAAATTCTGGTTCATTTCG gcCAGGATTTGTTTATTTAGAATTAGAAAGAGTACCAGCTggaatatatcatattattccATCTACGTATCTGCCAGGACAGGAAGGCCCATTTTTTTTGACATGTAAATCATcttgtaatttatttcttcgtcggATTCAGTAA
- the LOC122632053 gene encoding pyruvate dehydrogenase [acetyl-transferring]-phosphatase 1, mitochondrial — protein sequence MVLQKGTGRFIKSFSNATVRRCNCSNNKIQHRLYATVSRLTPQEVTAILQANEFTKEFTGSSSVKYYDSNQLASNNPIEDTRSEGQCLLTKGLLLGVFDGHGGGACAQVISKRLFHYISACLLPPKLLRQYLDSINSNKELELLETFNDKVELVTEIKDLYRDSFLTFLKDLMQTGSTKEFQMEAALENAFVRLDNDLSNEALLKLHNKDAARTLTVAMSGAVAAVAHIDGPHLHVAGVGDCQAVLGVLSENDVWSAKMMTTEHNTDNRAEVERILSEHPSQERSTVIKMERLLGQLAPLRCLGDFQYKWNKMIMKQVVVPIFGENAIPPNYHTPPYLIAKPEVKYHRLTPRDKFLIIASDGLWDLISPLQAVRLVGEHISGKVTLNPLRLPRKNMKLSDINEMLLQRKEGLKKKPLDSNAATHLLRNALGGTDFGIDHGKLSQLLTLPSKVVRIFRDDITITVVYMDSEFLRHCPP from the exons ATGGTTTTGCAGAAAGGTACTGGacgttttataaaaagttttagTAATGCAACAGTTAGACGATGTAATTGTAGTAACAACAAGATTCAACATCGATTATATGCTACAGTATCAAGGCTTACACCTCAAGAG GTTACTGCTATCTTACAAGCCAATGAATTTACCAAAGAATTTACTGGTTCATCTTCTGTGAAATATTACGATTCTAATCAGTTAGCATCCAATAATCCTATTGAAGACACACGATCTGAAGGACAATGTTTATTAACAAAAG GTTTGTTATTGGGAGTATTTGATGGTCATGGTGGTGGTGCCTGTGCACAAGTAATATCAAAACGACTGTTTCATTATATATCTGCGTGTTTACTTCCTCCTAAGCTATTGAGGCAATATTTGGATTCTATTAATTCCAATAAGGAATTAGAGCTACTAGAGACTTTCAATGATAAAGTAGAATTAGTTACTGAAATAAAAGATCTTTATCGAGACAgctttttaacatttttgaaGGATCTAATGCAAACTGGATCtacaaaagaatttcaaatggAAGCAGCACTGGAGAATGCATTTGTTAGATTAGATAATGATTTATCTAATGAagctttattaaaattacataataaagATGCGGCAAGAACACTGACAGTTGCTATGTCGGGAGCTGTAGCAGCTGTAGCTCATATAGATGGTCCACATTTGCATGTAGCTGGTGTAGGAGATTGTCAAGCAGTGCTTGGTGTTCTTTCag aaaatGATGTGTGGTCAGCAAAAATGATGACTACAGAACACAATACTGATAATCGAGCGGAAGTTGAAAGGATTTTGTCAGAGCATCCATCACAAGAGAGATCTACTGTGATAAAAATGGAGAGACTACTTGGACAGTTAGCACCTCTTCGTTGTCTTGGTGACTTTCAATATAAGtggaataaaatgattatgaaaCAAGTAGTAGTACCAATCTTTGGCGAAAATGCAATACCACCAAATTATCATACACCACCATACTTAATAGCAAAACCTGAAGTAAAGTATCATAGATTGACACCTAGAGACAAGTTTCTCATAATAGCGAGCGATGGATTATGGGATTTAATATCACCTTTACAAGCTGTACGTTTAGTAGGAGAACATATAAGTGGAAAAGTTACGTTAAATCCATTAAGATTACctcgaaaaaatatgaagttatccgatataaatgaaatgttaCTTCAGCGTAAAGAAggcttaaaaaagaaacctcTTGATAGTAATGCAGCAACACACTTATTGAGAAATGCTCTTGGTGGTACAGATTTTGGTATAGATCACGGGAAATTATCGCAGTTACTAACATTGCCAAGTAAAGTGGTACGAATATTTCGTGATGATATAACAATAACTGTCGTTTATATGGACTCAGAGTTTTTAAGGCACTGCCCTCCGTGA
- the LOC122632056 gene encoding vacuolar protein sorting-associated protein 4 isoform X2 translates to MASGTILAKAIELVTKATEEDRKKNYEEALRLYEHAVEYFLHSIKYEAQGDRAKESIRSRCLQYLERAETLKAYLKKSKKKPVKAGEDNAKTEDKKSDSGDSDTDSDPEKKKLQTKLEGAIIIEKPDIKWNDVAGLDGAKEALKEAVILPIRFPHLFTGKRIPWKGILLFGPPGTGKSYLAKAVATEANNSTFFSVSSSDLVSKWLGESEKLVKNLFDLARQHKPSIIFIDEIDSLCSSRSDNESESARRIKTEFLVQMQGVGSDNDGILVLGATNIPWVLDSAIRRRFEKRIYIPLPEEQARAVMFKLHLGSTAHCLSDDDFKKLAAATEGYSGADISIIVRDSLMQPVRQVQTATHFKKVRGPSPKDPSVIVDDLLTPCSPGDPDAIEMSWMEVDGDKLFIPPVTMRDMQKSLATTRPTVNEDDMAKLEKFKEDFGQEG, encoded by the exons ATGGCTTCAGGAACTATATTAGCG AAAGCTATTGAGTTAGTAACAAAAGCGACAGAagaagatcgtaaaaaaaattatgaagaagCCCTTAGACTATATGAACATGCTGtggaatattttcttcattctatCAAAT ATGAAGCACAAGGTGATAGAGCTAAAGAAAGTATAAGATCAAGATGTTTGCAGTATCTTGAAAGAGCAGAAACATTAAAGGCATACttgaaaaagagtaagaaaaaaccGGTAAAAGCAGGTGAAGATAATGCAAAAacagaagataagaaaagtgATAGTGGAGATAGTGATACCGACAGTGAtccagagaagaaaaaacttcaAACCAAATTAGAAGGTGCAATTATTATAGAGAAACCAGATATCAAATGGAATGATGTTGCTGGTCTTGATGGAGCTAAAGAGGCTTTGAAAGAAGCTGTTATCTTGCCAATACGATTTCCACATCTGTTTACTGGAAAACGTATACCTTGGAAAGGTATTTTACTTTTTGGG CCTCCAGGTACAGGTAAATCATACTTAGCAAAAGCAGTGGCAACAGAGGCTAACAATTCTacatttttctctgtttcatcTTCGGATTTGGTAAGCAAGTGGCTAGGTGAATCTGAAAAACTTGTgaagaatttatttgatttagcACGTCAACATAAACCAAGTATTATATTCATTGATGAAATAGATTCACTTTGTTCATCTCGCTCTGATAATGAATCTGAATCAGCACGAAGAATTAAGACTGAATTTTTAGTGCAAATGCAAG GGGTGGGTTCAGATAATGATGGTATATTAGTTTTGGGTGCAACTAATATACCTTGGGTATTAGATTCTGCTATTAGAAGAAGAtttgaaaagagaatttaCATTCCATTACCTGAAGAGCAAGCACGTGCTGTTATGTTTAAACTTCACTTAGGAAGTACAGCACATTGTTTATCAGATGatgatttcaaaaaattagCAGCTGCCACAGAGGGTTATTCAGGAGCAGATATAAGTATCATTGTGAGGGATTCTCTTATGCAACCTGTTAGACAAGTTCAAACAGCCACTCACTTCAAAAAAGTAAGAGGGCCATCTCCAAAGGATCCATCCGTTATTGTAGATGATCTGCTCACACCATGTTCTCCTGGAGATCCAGATGCTATTGAAATGAGTTGGATGGAGGTAGATggtgataaattatttattcctcCTGTAACCatg AGAGATATGCAAAAATCCTTAGCAACGACACGTCCAACAGTAAATGAAGATGATATGGCAAAACTGGAAAAGTTTAAAGAAGATTTCGGACAAGAAGGTTGA
- the LOC122632056 gene encoding vacuolar protein sorting-associated protein 4 isoform X1, which produces MIVNYISAHVGNKVKVRKNPLFIIMASGTILAKAIELVTKATEEDRKKNYEEALRLYEHAVEYFLHSIKYEAQGDRAKESIRSRCLQYLERAETLKAYLKKSKKKPVKAGEDNAKTEDKKSDSGDSDTDSDPEKKKLQTKLEGAIIIEKPDIKWNDVAGLDGAKEALKEAVILPIRFPHLFTGKRIPWKGILLFGPPGTGKSYLAKAVATEANNSTFFSVSSSDLVSKWLGESEKLVKNLFDLARQHKPSIIFIDEIDSLCSSRSDNESESARRIKTEFLVQMQGVGSDNDGILVLGATNIPWVLDSAIRRRFEKRIYIPLPEEQARAVMFKLHLGSTAHCLSDDDFKKLAAATEGYSGADISIIVRDSLMQPVRQVQTATHFKKVRGPSPKDPSVIVDDLLTPCSPGDPDAIEMSWMEVDGDKLFIPPVTMRDMQKSLATTRPTVNEDDMAKLEKFKEDFGQEG; this is translated from the exons ATgatagtaaattatattagtGCACATGTAGGAAA CAAAGTAAAGGTTAGAAAAAATCCACTCTTTATCATTATGGCTTCAGGAACTATATTAGCG AAAGCTATTGAGTTAGTAACAAAAGCGACAGAagaagatcgtaaaaaaaattatgaagaagCCCTTAGACTATATGAACATGCTGtggaatattttcttcattctatCAAAT ATGAAGCACAAGGTGATAGAGCTAAAGAAAGTATAAGATCAAGATGTTTGCAGTATCTTGAAAGAGCAGAAACATTAAAGGCATACttgaaaaagagtaagaaaaaaccGGTAAAAGCAGGTGAAGATAATGCAAAAacagaagataagaaaagtgATAGTGGAGATAGTGATACCGACAGTGAtccagagaagaaaaaacttcaAACCAAATTAGAAGGTGCAATTATTATAGAGAAACCAGATATCAAATGGAATGATGTTGCTGGTCTTGATGGAGCTAAAGAGGCTTTGAAAGAAGCTGTTATCTTGCCAATACGATTTCCACATCTGTTTACTGGAAAACGTATACCTTGGAAAGGTATTTTACTTTTTGGG CCTCCAGGTACAGGTAAATCATACTTAGCAAAAGCAGTGGCAACAGAGGCTAACAATTCTacatttttctctgtttcatcTTCGGATTTGGTAAGCAAGTGGCTAGGTGAATCTGAAAAACTTGTgaagaatttatttgatttagcACGTCAACATAAACCAAGTATTATATTCATTGATGAAATAGATTCACTTTGTTCATCTCGCTCTGATAATGAATCTGAATCAGCACGAAGAATTAAGACTGAATTTTTAGTGCAAATGCAAG GGGTGGGTTCAGATAATGATGGTATATTAGTTTTGGGTGCAACTAATATACCTTGGGTATTAGATTCTGCTATTAGAAGAAGAtttgaaaagagaatttaCATTCCATTACCTGAAGAGCAAGCACGTGCTGTTATGTTTAAACTTCACTTAGGAAGTACAGCACATTGTTTATCAGATGatgatttcaaaaaattagCAGCTGCCACAGAGGGTTATTCAGGAGCAGATATAAGTATCATTGTGAGGGATTCTCTTATGCAACCTGTTAGACAAGTTCAAACAGCCACTCACTTCAAAAAAGTAAGAGGGCCATCTCCAAAGGATCCATCCGTTATTGTAGATGATCTGCTCACACCATGTTCTCCTGGAGATCCAGATGCTATTGAAATGAGTTGGATGGAGGTAGATggtgataaattatttattcctcCTGTAACCatg AGAGATATGCAAAAATCCTTAGCAACGACACGTCCAACAGTAAATGAAGATGATATGGCAAAACTGGAAAAGTTTAAAGAAGATTTCGGACAAGAAGGTTGA
- the LOC122632050 gene encoding calpain-7-like isoform X2: MDNIPESALIAAKKAVQFDRSGQYKQALYYYKVTVKSLDGLSLDVAYDQKITDYRERISAIQQLINEEDETHGAINQQKSDLHRCEFLINQALDADEAGLKDVALKLYTDAAELGLSVKVTTSEIKTKLNNLIRLALERAESLKGIKKQTDNIDDIIKSLQNLQPVPNDDPSDTVSSLKSSTTNARHQTKPALHRGSSAHLKIASGSTTYTEEEKKVLLHSSHINDKEFVPFMDVDLLERFQYAIPFTDKDGLLALAPKQKTTFARWCRPEELFSEPKMLMGRYVDYYSIKQTVISDCSFVASLAVSAQYEKRFGRRLITSIIYPKNRNNEPVYNPFGKYMVKLHINGIPRKVIIDDLLPVNRHNQLLCSYSNNRGELWVSLLEKAYMKVMGGYDFPGSGSNIDLHALTGWIPERYAIKPDDPDFNKDSFFETLRLRLHKGDMLVTVGTGQMSDIEAERTGLVSTHAYAVLDVREINGVRLFQLKNPWSYLRWKGNYSELDTMHWTRELKEILNYDPDSASQLDNGVFWIDYDSICQFFVVFLINWNPGLFNYTYCIHQMWNAGIGPVKDVYNIGDNPQFLLEVQSNTTGAVWILLTRHITDIADFRENKEYITVLIYRNNGKRVYYPDDPPPYVHGVRINSPHYLCKIKLENDSDTRYTLVISQYEKTHTIYYTLRAYATCPFKLWQIPQLYKYEKEITDGQWKGISAGGCSNHTTYPNNPYYQLDLESTGDNNYVLIILKGPKEYQIGFDIVMVTVNNPNAEVFKSKNSGSFRPGFVYLELERVPAGIYHIIPSTYLPGQEGPFFLTCKSSCNLFLRRIQ; encoded by the exons atggATAATATACCAGAAAGCGCATTAATTGCTGCTAAGAAAGCTGTGCAATTTGATAGAAGTGGACAATATAAACAAGCCCTATATTACTACAAAGTAACAGTAAAATCTCTTGATGGATTATCCTTAGATGTTGCATATGATCAGAAGATTACAGATTATCGAGAAAGAATATCTGCAATTCAAcaattaa ttaatgaagaagatgaaacaCATGGTGCTATTAATCAACAAAAATCTGATCTTCACAGATgtgaatttttgataaatcaaGCACTTGATGCTGATGAAGCAGGCCTTAAAGATGTagctttgaaattatatacagATGCTGCTGAATTAGGTCTTAGTgta aaAGTAACTACttctgaaataaaaacaaagttgaataatttaatcagACTTGCTCTTGAGAGAGCAGAATCTTTAAAaggtattaaaaaacaaactgATAATATagatgatattattaaatcactTCAAAATTTGCAACCTGTTCCTAATGATGACCCTTCAGATACAGTCTCATCATTAAAATCTTCTACTACAAATGcaa GACATCAAACAAAACCTGCTCTGCACCGTGGAAGTAGTGCACATCTTAAAATAGCAAGTGGTAGTACCACTtatacagaagaagaaaaaaaagttttacttCATAGTTctcatataaatgataaagaattTGTACCTTTTATGGATGTTGATTTATTAGAAAGATTTCAATATGCTATACCATTTACTGATAAAGATGGATTATTGGCATTAGCTCCTAAACAAAAAACAACTTTTGCAAGATGGTGTCGACCCGAGGAATTATTTTCTGAACCTAAGATGCTGATGGGACGTTATGTTGATTATTACAGCATTAAACAAACT GTCATATCAGATTGTTCATTTGTGGCTTCTCTTGCTGTCAGTGCACAATATGAAAAGAGATTTGGTCGTAGGCTTATCACATCTATTATTTATCCAAAAAATAGGAATAATGAACCAGTGTACAACCCATTtg gAAAGTACATGGTAAAATTACACATCAATGGCATTCCTCGCAAAGTAATAATAGATGATTTGTTACCTGTAAATCGACACAATCAATTACTTTGCTCATACTCTAACAATCGTGGTGAGCTATGGGTCTCTTTATTAGAGAAAGCATATATGAAAGTAATGGGTGGCTATGATTTTCCTGGATCTGGTAGT aatatagaCTTACATGCATTAACTGGTTGGATACCTGAGAGGTATGCTATAAAACCAGATGATCcagattttaataaagatagTTTCTTTGAAACTCTAAGATTGAGATTGCATAAAGGTGACATGCTTGTCACAGTTGGTACAGGACAAATGTCAGATATTGAAGCAGAAAGAACTGGTCTTGTGTCTACTCATGCCTATGCAGTATTAGATGTTAGGGAAATAAAT GGAGTTAGACTTTTTCAATTGAAAAATCCATGGTCGTATTTGAGGTGGAAAGGAAATTACTCAGAACTGGATACAATGCATTGGACTcgtgaattaaaagaaatattaaattatgatcCAGATTCTGCATCACAATTGGATAATGGAGTTTTCTGGATTGATTATGATAGTATATGCCAATTTTTTGTTGTCTTTCTTATCAATTGGAATCCtggtttatttaattatacttacTGTATTCATCA aatgTGGAATGCAGGAATCGGACCAGTAAAAGATGTGTATAATATAGGTGATAATCCACAATTTTTACTTGAAGTACAAAGTAATACAACAGGAGCAGTATGGATTCTTTTAACAAGACATATAACTGATATAGCTgattttcgagaaaataaagaatacattACAGTATTAATATACCGGAATAACGGTAAACGAGTATATTATCCAG aTGATCCACCGCCATATGTTCATGGAGTAAGAATAAACAGTCCACATtatctttgtaaaataaaattagaaaatgacAGTGACACGCGATACACTTTAGTTATATCACAATATGAAAAAACACATACGATATATTACACTTTACGTGCGTATGCAACATGTCCTTTCAAATTATGGCAAATACCtcaattatacaaatatgaaAAGGAG ATTACAGATGGTCAGTGGAAAGGGATTTCTGCAGGTGGATGTTCTAATCATACAACTTATCCTAATAATCCATATTACCAACTTGATCTGGAAAGTACTGgggataataattatgtattgattattttaaaaggaCCTAAGGAGTATCAAATAGGTTTTGATATTGTTATGGTAACTGTCAATAATCCAAATGCAGAGGTATTCAAATCAAAAAATTCTGGTTCATTTCG gcCAGGATTTGTTTATTTAGAATTAGAAAGAGTACCAGCTggaatatatcatattattccATCTACGTATCTGCCAGGACAGGAAGGCCCATTTTTTTTGACATGTAAATCATcttgtaatttatttcttcgtcggATTCAGTAA